A part of Geothrix oryzae genomic DNA contains:
- a CDS encoding flagellar basal body P-ring protein FlgI translates to MRIAALFLAALSLFGADAVKPEKKIESRLRDVARLQGVRGNQLLGYGVVVGLDGTGDKDQTKFTVQSLTNLLSRQGLTINPTTVKVKNIAAVMVTAELPPFARTGSRIDVTVSSTGDAKSLAGGILLMTALQGPDSQTYAVAQGPLLVGGFSAAAGGASVTKNHPTVGRVPEGALIEREVGGNFNARNSLRYSLMEEDFTTAIRVVHSINEELGEKVAQPLDARTVDVQIPKEYQGRAVELVARLENLSVQLQPRARVVVNERTGTVILGSEVRIGAVSIVQGGLSIMVSSTPLVSQPAPFSQGKTVTATKKDVAAVEEKPKTLNVEPGVSVGKLAEMLNSMGVSPRDMVAILQAIKEAGALQAELRVL, encoded by the coding sequence ATGCGCATCGCAGCCCTGTTCCTCGCGGCCCTCTCGCTCTTCGGAGCGGATGCGGTCAAACCGGAAAAGAAGATCGAATCCCGCCTCCGGGATGTGGCCCGGCTCCAGGGCGTCCGCGGCAACCAGCTGCTGGGCTACGGCGTGGTGGTGGGCCTGGACGGCACCGGCGACAAGGACCAGACGAAGTTCACGGTGCAATCGCTGACCAACCTCCTGTCCCGTCAGGGCCTGACGATCAACCCGACGACCGTGAAGGTGAAGAACATCGCCGCGGTCATGGTGACGGCCGAGCTGCCCCCCTTCGCCCGGACGGGCTCCCGCATCGATGTGACCGTGTCCAGCACCGGCGACGCGAAGTCCCTGGCCGGCGGCATCCTGCTGATGACGGCCTTGCAGGGTCCGGATAGCCAGACCTACGCGGTGGCCCAGGGCCCCCTGCTGGTGGGCGGATTCAGCGCGGCGGCCGGGGGTGCCTCGGTCACGAAGAACCATCCGACGGTGGGCCGGGTGCCGGAAGGCGCCCTCATCGAGCGCGAGGTGGGCGGGAACTTCAATGCCCGGAACTCCCTGCGGTACAGCTTGATGGAAGAGGACTTCACGACGGCCATCCGGGTGGTGCACAGCATCAACGAGGAACTGGGCGAGAAGGTGGCCCAGCCCCTGGATGCCCGCACGGTGGATGTGCAGATTCCGAAGGAGTACCAGGGCAGGGCCGTCGAGCTCGTGGCCCGGCTGGAGAATCTGAGCGTGCAGCTGCAGCCCCGGGCCCGGGTCGTGGTGAACGAGCGCACGGGCACCGTCATCCTGGGATCCGAAGTCCGCATCGGCGCCGTGAGCATCGTGCAGGGCGGTCTCAGCATCATGGTCAGCTCCACGCCGCTGGTGAGCCAGCCCGCGCCCTTCAGCCAGGGGAAGACCGTCACCGCGACCAAGAAGGATGTCGCCGCGGTGGAGGAAAAACCCAAGACGCTCAATGTCGAACCCGGCGTGAGCGTGGGCAAGCTCGCGGAAATGCTCAACAGCATGGGTGTCAGCCCCCGGGACATGGTGGCCATTCTTCAGGCCATCAAGGAAGCCGGAGCCCTCCAGGCTGAATTGAGGGTCCTGTGA
- a CDS encoding rod-binding protein, whose amino-acid sequence MIGLGELPTTDPLAQAQGMKALPDPAEKTDKAARQFEGLLMGLLFQTMRKTVEPSGLLGDSGQSRSTYEYLMDQAVVDQAVSTGHGWGLADRLKESWNQHEKTDKKITTPDELRDSGKLPIGALSR is encoded by the coding sequence GTGATCGGCCTCGGCGAGCTGCCCACCACCGATCCCCTGGCCCAGGCCCAGGGGATGAAGGCCCTGCCCGATCCGGCGGAAAAGACCGACAAGGCGGCACGGCAGTTCGAGGGCCTGCTCATGGGCCTTCTCTTCCAGACCATGCGCAAGACCGTGGAACCTTCGGGATTGCTGGGGGATTCCGGCCAGTCGCGCTCGACCTACGAGTACCTGATGGACCAGGCGGTGGTGGATCAGGCCGTCTCCACCGGCCATGGATGGGGCCTCGCGGATCGTCTGAAGGAGAGTTGGAACCAGCACGAAAAAACCGACAAAAAAATCACGACACCTGACGAGTTGAGGGATTCCGGCAAACTGCCGATAGGAGCCTTGTCGAGGTGA
- the flgM gene encoding flagellar biosynthesis anti-sigma factor FlgM, translating into MRISGKPGSVSSSQSVSGSKGSATPSAAAVAPAPASDAVQVSSSAQLMAVAQEVLAVTPDIRAEKVEALKNQLDADAYHPDGEAVAEGLIREHLAKGHRS; encoded by the coding sequence ATGCGCATCAGTGGCAAACCGGGCAGCGTCAGTAGCTCCCAGAGTGTGTCCGGGTCCAAGGGATCCGCCACGCCCTCGGCTGCGGCCGTCGCACCGGCGCCTGCTTCAGACGCCGTCCAGGTCTCCTCTTCGGCCCAGCTCATGGCTGTGGCCCAGGAGGTTCTGGCGGTGACCCCGGATATCCGGGCTGAGAAGGTGGAAGCCCTTAAGAATCAACTTGATGCTGATGCCTATCACCCCGATGGAGAGGCCGTGGCCGAGGGGCTCATTCGTGAGCATCTGGCGAAGGGACATCGTTCCTAG
- the flgK gene encoding flagellar hook-associated protein FlgK: MPGLNASLYLGLTGLQAQQSALNVVGHNIANVNTPGYTRQRADLTSNQSLIEGQVYFGTGVTLNTVQGIRDRFLDLQIYRETARQTGATERYSGVDAISASLGDSGSTGIAAQIQAFFQGFQELSARPEDGALRTNVVGKAQSMITALQSRYRLLADQRSSADLAVGSITNEVNVLTDQIARLNQQITTESGQGLDNDARDQRKALTDKLAGLVGINVFEGSKGEYQISLDSGAAVLVSGSNAYKLRVQAGSAQDGYSSVMSEMGGAPVDVTKGIKDGQLGAKLDLRDNILVGFQLQLDQIAAGVAGQVNALHKTGYAADGATTANAGPPPYDNYFFLGDAANGGLPGGITVASSYKGMVNALSVSSAIVKDPYLIAAAGVAGAKGNNDNAKAMANLQFSGTTVDTDHNGVGDTGYSTAAGRLISDVGTQAQNWKAQSDTQQNLVSALQTQRDRISGVDLDEEAANMMTFQRGYQASARFLSVINQLTDQLVNQFGR, from the coding sequence ATGCCCGGACTCAATGCCAGTCTCTACCTCGGGCTTACGGGCCTTCAGGCCCAGCAGTCGGCCCTCAATGTGGTGGGCCACAACATCGCGAATGTGAATACGCCCGGCTATACCCGGCAGCGGGCTGACCTGACCTCGAACCAGTCGCTGATCGAAGGCCAGGTCTATTTCGGGACGGGCGTGACCCTGAACACGGTGCAGGGCATCCGCGACCGGTTCCTGGACCTCCAGATCTACCGCGAGACCGCCCGCCAGACGGGCGCCACGGAGCGCTACTCCGGCGTGGACGCCATTTCGGCGAGTCTGGGCGACTCGGGAAGCACCGGCATCGCCGCCCAGATCCAGGCCTTCTTCCAGGGCTTTCAAGAACTGTCGGCACGGCCCGAAGACGGAGCCCTGCGCACCAATGTGGTCGGCAAGGCCCAGTCCATGATCACCGCGCTCCAGAGCCGCTACCGCCTCCTGGCCGACCAGAGGAGCAGCGCCGATCTGGCCGTGGGCAGCATCACGAACGAAGTGAATGTGCTGACGGACCAGATCGCCCGGCTGAACCAGCAGATCACCACCGAATCCGGCCAGGGCCTGGACAACGACGCCCGCGACCAGCGGAAGGCCCTGACGGACAAGCTCGCGGGGCTGGTGGGCATCAATGTGTTCGAGGGCTCCAAGGGGGAGTACCAGATCAGCCTGGATTCGGGTGCCGCCGTGCTCGTCAGCGGAAGCAACGCCTACAAGCTCCGGGTCCAGGCCGGAAGCGCCCAGGACGGCTATTCCAGCGTGATGTCGGAGATGGGCGGGGCCCCCGTGGATGTCACCAAGGGCATCAAGGATGGGCAGCTCGGCGCCAAGTTGGACCTCCGCGACAACATCCTGGTGGGGTTCCAGCTGCAGCTGGACCAGATCGCCGCCGGCGTGGCCGGGCAGGTGAACGCGCTCCACAAGACCGGGTATGCAGCCGATGGCGCCACCACGGCCAACGCGGGCCCGCCCCCCTACGACAACTACTTCTTCCTTGGAGACGCCGCCAACGGCGGGCTCCCGGGAGGCATCACGGTGGCCAGCTCGTACAAGGGCATGGTGAACGCGCTCTCGGTCTCCTCGGCCATCGTGAAGGACCCCTACCTGATTGCCGCCGCCGGGGTGGCTGGAGCCAAGGGCAACAATGACAATGCCAAGGCCATGGCAAACCTCCAGTTCTCGGGGACGACGGTGGACACGGACCACAATGGCGTGGGCGACACGGGATACAGCACCGCGGCGGGTCGGCTCATCAGCGATGTGGGTACCCAGGCCCAGAACTGGAAGGCTCAGAGCGACACTCAGCAGAACCTGGTGTCGGCCCTCCAGACCCAGCGGGACCGCATCTCGGGCGTGGACCTGGATGAGGAGGCCGCGAACATGATGACCTTCCAGCGGGGTTACCAGGCGTCCGCGCGGTTCCTCAGCGTGATCAACCAACTCACGGATCAGCTGGTGAATCAGTTCGGCCGATAA
- the flgL gene encoding flagellar hook-associated protein FlgL produces the protein MSFRTPSTTQQRQTLLDLERTKERLALNTTRLASGKRITRPGDDPAAAALVLDFQNSIQANGQFIKQADSALSFLMSSEDVVTGSLNAVTRLRELAQQAANSTNGAAGRAALAQEVDSIRSNLLALANTKDQGKYLFAGTQTQTLPFAIPVPPNTPPYGPGNGAITYSGDSGDINLDVTSNTAVTTNLPGDKVFFGSGGVGSSTDLFTVVTQLHDALLANSTTGIQTAMTDLKGIFDNLNQIQDDLGGRQAGLLDLKDTLSGFNLTLQGLQDTQEGTDYVQSATELSSDQTIQTATLSALAKINKTNLFDYLG, from the coding sequence ATGTCCTTCCGAACCCCCAGCACCACCCAGCAGCGCCAGACGCTCCTCGATCTCGAAAGGACCAAGGAGAGGCTCGCGCTGAACACCACCCGCCTGGCTTCCGGGAAGCGCATCACCCGCCCCGGGGATGATCCCGCCGCGGCCGCGCTGGTGCTCGATTTCCAGAACTCCATCCAGGCCAATGGCCAGTTCATCAAACAGGCGGACTCGGCGCTGTCTTTCCTGATGTCTTCCGAGGATGTGGTGACGGGCTCGCTCAATGCGGTCACCCGCCTTCGGGAACTGGCCCAGCAGGCCGCGAACTCGACAAACGGGGCCGCCGGCCGGGCGGCCCTGGCCCAGGAGGTGGACTCGATCCGGAGCAACCTGCTGGCCCTGGCGAATACAAAGGATCAGGGCAAGTACCTCTTTGCCGGCACCCAGACGCAGACGCTTCCGTTCGCGATTCCCGTGCCGCCCAACACCCCGCCTTACGGACCCGGCAACGGCGCGATCACCTATTCAGGCGACTCGGGGGACATCAACCTCGATGTGACGAGCAACACTGCCGTCACGACGAATCTGCCCGGGGACAAGGTCTTCTTCGGCAGCGGCGGCGTCGGCAGCAGCACGGATCTCTTCACGGTCGTGACGCAACTCCACGACGCCCTACTGGCCAACAGCACGACGGGCATCCAGACGGCCATGACCGACTTGAAGGGCATCTTCGACAACCTGAATCAGATTCAGGACGACCTGGGTGGGCGGCAGGCCGGCCTGCTGGACTTGAAGGACACCCTCTCGGGCTTCAACCTCACCCTCCAGGGGCTCCAGGACACCCAGGAAGGCACCGACTATGTCCAGTCGGCCACGGAACTCAGCTCCGACCAGACGATCCAGACCGCCACCCTGAGCGCCCTGGCGAAAATCAACAAGACCAACCTCTTCGATTACCTGGGCTGA